Proteins found in one Sporosarcina sp. FSL K6-3457 genomic segment:
- the sirA gene encoding sporulation inhibitor of replication protein SirA, with protein MRSYGIYKVKEMYQPFVIGRERLLYDLLKEDGQQRDCMREVDYLCDRLEEELINEAIMANLGKGFTSIECHDGEYKLTHPVKGSILISRSSYSLNVYCDGSRMLDLDLFVALSGSDDRFFAVMDGRGEWGWLKPVKYTDSRMREENIFL; from the coding sequence TTGCGATCATACGGAATTTATAAGGTGAAAGAGATGTACCAGCCATTCGTCATTGGACGTGAACGGCTATTATATGACCTCTTGAAAGAAGACGGACAGCAAAGAGATTGTATGCGAGAAGTGGATTATTTATGTGATAGGCTCGAAGAAGAATTAATAAATGAAGCGATTATGGCAAACCTCGGAAAAGGATTTACATCCATTGAATGCCACGATGGGGAATATAAGCTGACGCATCCTGTAAAGGGATCTATCTTGATTTCGCGTTCATCGTATTCACTGAATGTGTATTGCGATGGCTCGCGTATGCTGGACCTTGATTTGTTCGTTGCCTTATCTGGGTCGGACGACCGTTTCTTTGCTGTGATGGATGGGCGAGGGGAGTGGGGATGGCTAAAGCCAGTCAAGTATACCGATTCTCGCATGAGAGAAGAGAATATATTTTTATGA
- a CDS encoding tyrosine-type recombinase/integrase, which yields MLLLDDLLEEYLYHCLAKGFTKKTMINKRQEFNQLKKFLIVKRGITEIESVTVHDLRAYLRAKKNDGLQPQSIVSMSKIISAFFNWCVVEEYLTESPMSKVEIPKVPRKVIRGLEPDEVVEMIDCFSYKNYIECRNKAVIAMLADTGLRAMEIRTLLSENVKETTILVNGKGNKERIVFISPTLKKILIKYERMKEKYLKDKIVKSDSYFLTYQHRELSHVTVWKIVKEAGERTGIKDVHPHMFRHFYSVQTLNSGNIDVYSLSRLLGHSDVSTTQRYLQSMTHAQLEDKAILASPLTNIGRTRK from the coding sequence TTGTTGTTATTGGATGATTTATTAGAAGAATATTTGTATCATTGTTTAGCAAAAGGCTTTACAAAAAAGACAATGATAAACAAGCGTCAAGAATTTAATCAATTGAAAAAGTTTTTAATTGTGAAACGTGGCATTACAGAAATTGAAAGCGTTACAGTTCATGATTTACGGGCGTATTTAAGGGCAAAGAAAAATGATGGGTTACAGCCACAAAGTATAGTCTCGATGTCTAAAATCATTTCAGCGTTTTTTAACTGGTGTGTAGTGGAAGAGTATCTTACAGAAAGCCCAATGTCTAAGGTTGAAATTCCTAAAGTCCCAAGAAAAGTTATAAGAGGGCTTGAACCCGATGAAGTTGTAGAAATGATTGATTGCTTTTCTTATAAAAACTACATTGAGTGCAGAAATAAAGCGGTTATTGCGATGCTTGCTGATACTGGATTGCGCGCAATGGAAATAAGAACTTTATTATCAGAGAATGTCAAAGAGACAACAATTCTTGTTAATGGAAAAGGAAATAAAGAAAGAATCGTTTTCATTTCACCTACATTGAAGAAGATACTAATCAAATATGAGCGTATGAAGGAAAAATATCTGAAAGACAAGATAGTAAAATCGGATAGTTACTTTTTAACTTATCAACATAGAGAGCTTTCTCATGTGACGGTCTGGAAAATAGTCAAAGAAGCAGGGGAAAGAACGGGGATTAAAGATGTTCATCCGCATATGTTTAGGCATTTTTATAGTGTTCAAACACTCAACAGCGGAAACATAGATGTCTATTCCTTATCACGCCTTTTGGGACATTCTGATGTTTCAACTACGCAAAGGTACTTGCAATCAATGACACACGCACAATTAGAGGATAAGGCAATCTTGGCTAGTCCATTAACTAACATTGGAAGGACAAGAAAATGA
- a CDS encoding YneF family protein, translating into MNLTLGIILIIVALAAGVALGFFIARQYMMKYLKDNPPINEDMLRMMMMQMGQKPSQKKINQMMTQMNKASEKSTKKK; encoded by the coding sequence ATGAATTTGACATTAGGAATTATTTTAATCATCGTCGCGCTAGCAGCAGGTGTGGCCCTTGGATTTTTCATTGCACGTCAATATATGATGAAATATTTGAAAGATAACCCGCCGATTAATGAAGATATGTTACGCATGATGATGATGCAAATGGGACAAAAACCATCACAGAAGAAAATTAATCAAATGATGACGCAAATGAACAAAGCTAGTGAGAAAAGCACGAAGAAGAAATAA
- the yneA gene encoding cell division suppressor protein YneA, translated as MTFIKNNSYILLLIVLCMGFSIIGVTKSGKEQNLTEITIMEGDTLWGLALHHAENMPKEQWMKEVMRLNELATVTIKTGEDLLLPTARTMEDSQNITQLAGDNR; from the coding sequence ATGACTTTTATTAAAAATAACAGCTATATTTTACTGCTAATTGTTTTATGTATGGGATTTTCAATTATAGGTGTCACTAAATCTGGAAAAGAGCAAAATCTAACGGAAATTACAATCATGGAAGGCGATACACTTTGGGGTCTAGCACTTCATCATGCAGAAAATATGCCTAAAGAGCAATGGATGAAAGAAGTGATGAGACTGAATGAACTTGCAACTGTTACAATAAAAACAGGAGAGGATTTGCTTTTGCCTACAGCACGAACAATGGAAGACAGTCAAAATATAACGCAACTTGCAGGTGATAATCGGTGA
- the tkt gene encoding transketolase has translation MTQQIDQLAINTIRTLSIDAIEKANSGHPGLPMGAAPMAYTLWTKHMHHNPSNPQWFNRDRFILSAGHGSALLYSLLHLGGYGLPMEELKNFRQWGSLTPGHPEYRHTVGVEATTGPLGQGIGMAVGVAMAEKHLAATYNKPSFDVVDHYTYALCGDGDLMEGVAAEAISLAGHLQLDKLIVLYDSNDISLDGDLDMSFSENTRKRFESYGWNYIRVADGNDVAEVSQAIEAAKGNTGGPTIIEVKTVIGYGSPNRAGKSDAHGMPLGSEEAKLTKENYKWTFEEDFHVPEGVYETFQQAAETLGAQKEQQWTELFTQYEAEHAELAQQLKDAIDRKLPADFEKSLPTYESGTSHASRSASGDAINAIAKMLPSFFGGSADLAGSNKTTINGAGDFLPTDYSGRNIWFGVREFAMGTALNGMALHGGLHVFGGTFFVFSDYVRPAIRLSALMGVPVTYVFTHDSVAVGEDGPTHEPVEQLASLRAMPGLSVIRPADANETAAAWNIAVSSESTPTALVLSRQNLPTLAKSAELAMEGVKKGAYTVSPATKEQADAILIASGSEVGLAVAAQAKLAADGIDVSVVSMPSWDLFEKQDEAYKQSVLPKAVKKRLGIEMAVSFGWHKYVGDEGAIIAIDTFGASAPGDTVIKEFGFTEENVVAKVKSLFNN, from the coding sequence ATGACTCAACAGATTGATCAGTTAGCTATTAATACAATCCGTACACTATCCATCGATGCGATTGAAAAAGCAAATTCGGGGCATCCAGGATTACCGATGGGCGCAGCGCCAATGGCTTACACACTTTGGACAAAACATATGCACCATAACCCTTCAAATCCGCAGTGGTTTAACCGCGATCGGTTTATCCTCTCTGCTGGGCATGGTTCAGCGCTTCTATATAGCCTGCTTCACCTTGGCGGCTATGGTCTACCAATGGAAGAGCTTAAAAACTTCAGACAATGGGGCTCATTGACGCCTGGTCACCCTGAATACCGCCATACAGTCGGTGTTGAAGCAACTACAGGACCACTAGGCCAAGGAATTGGAATGGCAGTCGGTGTGGCGATGGCAGAAAAACATCTTGCTGCTACATACAATAAACCTAGCTTTGATGTTGTCGACCATTATACGTATGCACTTTGTGGAGATGGCGATTTAATGGAAGGTGTTGCAGCAGAGGCTATTTCTCTTGCAGGACACTTACAATTAGATAAATTGATTGTCCTTTACGACAGTAATGATATTTCACTTGATGGCGATCTTGACATGTCATTCTCTGAAAATACACGTAAGCGTTTTGAATCATACGGTTGGAATTATATCCGCGTAGCTGACGGCAATGATGTCGCTGAGGTTTCACAAGCGATTGAAGCGGCAAAAGGTAACACAGGTGGTCCAACAATTATCGAAGTGAAAACAGTGATTGGTTATGGTTCACCGAACAGAGCTGGAAAATCAGACGCACATGGTATGCCGCTTGGCTCGGAAGAAGCGAAACTAACAAAAGAAAACTACAAATGGACATTTGAGGAAGATTTCCATGTACCAGAAGGTGTCTATGAGACATTCCAACAAGCAGCTGAAACACTTGGTGCTCAAAAAGAACAACAATGGACAGAACTATTTACACAATATGAAGCAGAACACGCAGAGCTTGCGCAGCAGTTGAAAGATGCAATTGACCGTAAACTACCAGCCGACTTTGAAAAATCATTGCCGACGTATGAATCAGGTACATCACATGCATCGCGTTCTGCATCTGGTGATGCTATCAATGCAATTGCAAAAATGCTGCCATCATTCTTTGGAGGAAGCGCAGACCTTGCTGGTTCTAATAAGACAACAATTAATGGAGCGGGCGATTTCCTTCCAACGGATTACTCTGGCCGCAATATTTGGTTTGGTGTACGTGAATTTGCTATGGGTACAGCGCTAAACGGTATGGCTCTTCACGGTGGCTTACATGTATTCGGTGGTACGTTCTTCGTATTCAGTGACTATGTGCGCCCGGCAATCCGACTGTCAGCACTTATGGGTGTTCCTGTCACATACGTATTCACACATGACAGTGTAGCTGTTGGAGAAGATGGTCCGACACATGAGCCAGTTGAGCAGTTAGCTTCTCTTCGTGCGATGCCAGGTCTATCAGTGATTCGCCCAGCGGATGCGAACGAAACAGCAGCTGCATGGAATATTGCTGTATCATCAGAAAGTACACCAACTGCACTTGTTCTATCACGTCAAAACTTGCCGACACTAGCGAAATCAGCTGAACTGGCAATGGAAGGCGTTAAAAAAGGTGCCTACACAGTTTCGCCTGCCACGAAAGAACAAGCGGATGCAATTTTGATTGCATCGGGTTCTGAAGTAGGATTAGCTGTTGCTGCACAAGCGAAATTAGCGGCAGACGGTATCGATGTATCTGTTGTCTCTATGCCTTCTTGGGACCTATTCGAGAAACAAGACGAAGCTTACAAACAGAGCGTTCTACCAAAAGCAGTGAAAAAACGCCTAGGTATCGAAATGGCTGTATCATTCGGCTGGCATAAATATGTTGGTGACGAAGGTGCTATCATTGCTATCGATACATTCGGTGCAAGTGCGCCTGGCGACACAGTTATTAAAGAATTCGGCTTTACTGAGGAAAATGTTGTTGCGAAAGTAAAATCGTTATTTAATAACTAA
- a CDS encoding DUF896 domain-containing protein, with product MLSAAKIKRINELSKKSKTTGLTLEEAKEQTLLRKEYLETFRSSMRGTIEHVKVIDPDGNDVTPDKVKQARNAKYLN from the coding sequence ATGCTTTCAGCAGCTAAAATTAAACGTATCAATGAACTTTCGAAAAAGTCGAAAACAACAGGCCTCACACTTGAAGAAGCGAAGGAACAAACGCTACTTCGTAAAGAATACCTTGAAACCTTTAGGTCGTCGATGCGCGGTACAATCGAACACGTTAAAGTGATTGATCCAGATGGCAATGATGTGACACCAGACAAGGTGAAACAAGCTCGCAATGCTAAATATTTAAACTGA
- a CDS encoding YneB family resolvase-like protein has translation MNGRKKNCVIYCRVSTEKDVQEMSLVRQEEELIELAAELALDPIEVFKDKHSGFDIDREGLLSLLDFIRDEEVDAVLIQDETRLGRGNARMAVLHLLAKTNTAIYSRNDHGPIALNEMDTMLLEILAIVEEYQRKLHNAKIRRGMKRAVREGYRPERNLKNRGNAEGRERIEVPIDEIVALREKGLTYEEITGVLNGLGHDISKATVHRRYKEYEQEQEG, from the coding sequence GTGAATGGACGTAAGAAAAATTGTGTGATTTATTGTCGAGTAAGTACAGAAAAAGATGTACAGGAAATGTCGCTTGTTCGGCAGGAAGAAGAGCTTATCGAATTGGCCGCAGAACTGGCCCTAGACCCTATAGAAGTATTCAAGGATAAGCATAGTGGTTTTGACATTGATCGTGAGGGCTTGCTAAGTTTACTTGATTTCATCCGCGATGAAGAAGTCGATGCAGTTTTAATTCAAGATGAGACGAGACTTGGGCGTGGCAATGCGCGGATGGCTGTGTTGCATTTACTGGCGAAAACAAACACAGCTATTTATTCGCGGAATGATCATGGTCCGATTGCACTGAACGAAATGGATACGATGTTGCTTGAAATTTTAGCGATTGTCGAGGAATACCAACGTAAACTACATAATGCTAAAATTCGGCGTGGTATGAAACGAGCAGTACGGGAAGGCTACCGCCCTGAACGGAACTTGAAAAATAGAGGGAATGCAGAAGGGCGCGAACGAATTGAAGTGCCTATCGACGAAATCGTTGCACTTCGTGAAAAAGGTTTGACGTATGAAGAAATCACTGGTGTATTAAATGGGCTTGGACATGATATTAGTAAAGCGACTGTCCATCGTCGCTATAAGGAATATGAACAGGAGCAGGAAGGCTGA